Proteins encoded together in one Lysinibacillus sp. FSL K6-0232 window:
- the pgsA gene encoding CDP-diacylglycerol--glycerol-3-phosphate 3-phosphatidyltransferase: MNIPNKITISRILLIPFFVIVMMFDFGWGTLTLFGAEMPVHHFVGALIFILASTTDWVDGYYARKYNLVTTFGKFLDPLADKLLVSAAFILMVELKMAPAWIIILIISREFAVTGLRLILAGEGEVVAANQLGKIKTWAQIVAIAAALLHNTIFTLIGIPFDIIMLYIALFFTLWSGWDYFYLNRRVLLESK, encoded by the coding sequence ATGAACATTCCAAATAAAATTACCATCTCTCGAATTTTACTTATTCCATTCTTTGTTATTGTTATGATGTTTGATTTTGGTTGGGGAACATTGACACTATTTGGTGCAGAGATGCCAGTCCATCATTTTGTTGGAGCGCTTATTTTTATTCTTGCTTCTACAACTGACTGGGTGGATGGTTACTATGCACGTAAATATAACCTTGTCACAACATTTGGGAAATTTTTAGACCCGCTCGCTGATAAATTGCTTGTATCAGCAGCTTTTATTTTAATGGTAGAACTAAAGATGGCACCAGCTTGGATCATCATTCTTATTATTAGCCGTGAATTTGCAGTAACGGGCTTACGACTAATTTTGGCAGGTGAAGGAGAGGTCGTTGCAGCCAATCAGCTTGGCAAAATAAAAACATGGGCACAAATTGTAGCGATTGCAGCGGCTCTTTTACACAATACCATCTTTACACTTATTGGTATTCCATTTGATATCATTATGCTTTATATTGCATTGTTCTTTACACTTTGGTCTGGCTGGGATTATTTCTATCTAAATCGACGTGTATTACTTGAGTCTAAATAA
- a CDS encoding competence/damage-inducible protein A codes for MNAEILAVGSELLLGQITNTNARFISNQLSELGINVFYHTVVGDNAQRLEQAIAVAESRADLIIFSGGLGPTKDDLTKETIARHLGVPLELDEVALTYIEQFFAKRGRPMTDNNRKQALVLAGSEVLANHHGMAPGMIFKKDHRTYILLPGPPKELEPMFQFEAKPKLAAMLNDGGTIASHVMRFYGIGEAELEVRVQDILDAQTNPTVAPLASDGEVTLRVTAKAPTEQQAQQLIDAKVAEIQALVGDYQYGVNDDSLASKTVEMLLDNKLTIAAAESLTAGLFQSELAEIPGVGNALIGGVVTYTADAKVKQLGISKALIDTHGVVSSECAAAMASAVREKFATNIGIGLTGEAGPTAHDHQPVGTVWIGIAINDEEPLTYLLHLSGMRNTNRLRAVKFACHYLMQLLEERGYTKRY; via the coding sequence ATGAATGCTGAAATTCTTGCGGTTGGCTCAGAATTATTATTAGGTCAAATTACAAATACAAATGCGAGATTTATCTCCAATCAATTATCAGAGCTAGGTATAAATGTTTTTTATCATACTGTAGTGGGTGATAATGCACAGCGTTTAGAGCAAGCGATTGCAGTTGCAGAATCTCGTGCAGATTTAATTATTTTTTCAGGTGGACTTGGTCCTACAAAGGATGATTTAACAAAGGAAACAATTGCTCGTCATCTTGGCGTGCCACTTGAGCTGGATGAGGTTGCTTTAACATATATTGAGCAATTTTTTGCCAAACGAGGTCGTCCAATGACGGACAATAACCGTAAACAAGCATTAGTATTAGCAGGCAGTGAAGTGCTTGCCAATCATCATGGCATGGCACCAGGTATGATTTTTAAAAAGGATCATCGCACTTATATTTTACTGCCGGGACCACCAAAAGAGCTAGAGCCAATGTTCCAATTTGAGGCAAAGCCAAAGCTTGCAGCTATGTTAAATGATGGGGGAACAATCGCCTCTCATGTTATGCGTTTTTATGGTATTGGTGAGGCGGAGCTTGAAGTACGCGTTCAAGATATTTTAGATGCTCAAACAAATCCAACTGTTGCACCGCTTGCCTCAGACGGTGAGGTAACATTACGCGTCACAGCTAAAGCACCAACAGAGCAGCAGGCACAACAGCTAATTGACGCCAAAGTTGCAGAGATACAGGCACTTGTTGGCGACTATCAATATGGTGTCAATGATGATTCGCTTGCCTCTAAAACAGTTGAAATGCTACTGGATAATAAGCTAACAATTGCAGCTGCGGAAAGTTTAACAGCTGGATTATTTCAATCAGAGCTTGCGGAAATTCCTGGGGTGGGCAATGCATTAATCGGAGGCGTTGTTACCTATACAGCTGATGCGAAAGTAAAACAGCTTGGTATTTCAAAAGCGCTAATTGATACACATGGTGTTGTCAGTAGTGAATGTGCAGCGGCAATGGCAAGTGCTGTGCGGGAAAAATTCGCTACAAATATTGGGATTGGTTTAACAGGAGAAGCTGGTCCTACAGCACATGACCATCAGCCAGTAGGCACAGTATGGATTGGTATTGCGATTAACGATGAGGAGCCTCTTACATACTTGCTACATCTATCTGGTATGCGGAATACAAATCGACTGCGTGCAGTGAAGTTTGCATGCCATTATTTAATGCAGTTATTAGAAGAGCGTGGCTATACAAAGCGTTATTAA
- the recA gene encoding recombinase RecA — protein sequence MSDRKAALEQALKQIEKNFGKGSIMKLGEKTDLEIATSSSGSLALDAALGVGGYPRGRIIEVYGPESSGKTTVALHAIAEVQATGGQAAFIDAEHALDPVYAQKLGVNIDELLLSQPDTGEQALEIAEALVRSGAIDIIVIDSVAALVPKAEIEGDMGDSHVGLQARLMSQALRKLSGAINKSKTIAIFINQVREKIGVMFGNPETTPGGRALKFYSSVRLEVRRAEAIKQGNDIVGNRTKVKIVKNKVAPPFRTAEVDIMYGEGISKEGETVDLGVELDIVQKSGSWYAYGDERLGQGRENAKQYLKENAAVMEEIANKIRSSYGIAAASYTIAAHDEEEMDEELMSLLEEE from the coding sequence ATGAGTGATCGTAAAGCAGCCTTAGAACAGGCGTTAAAACAAATTGAAAAGAATTTTGGTAAAGGTTCCATCATGAAGCTTGGTGAAAAAACGGATTTAGAAATTGCCACATCTTCAAGTGGCTCATTAGCACTTGATGCTGCATTAGGTGTAGGTGGTTATCCACGTGGACGTATTATTGAAGTATATGGTCCTGAATCATCAGGTAAAACAACTGTTGCACTACATGCTATTGCTGAAGTACAGGCAACGGGTGGACAGGCAGCGTTTATTGACGCAGAGCATGCATTAGACCCAGTGTATGCACAAAAATTAGGGGTTAATATTGATGAGCTATTATTATCGCAGCCAGATACAGGTGAGCAAGCACTTGAAATTGCAGAAGCATTAGTACGTAGTGGAGCCATTGATATTATCGTTATTGACTCTGTTGCAGCATTAGTACCAAAAGCTGAAATTGAAGGAGATATGGGTGACTCTCATGTCGGCTTACAAGCACGTTTAATGTCCCAAGCTTTACGTAAGCTTTCAGGAGCGATCAATAAATCCAAAACAATTGCTATTTTCATTAACCAAGTCCGTGAAAAAATTGGTGTGATGTTTGGCAATCCAGAAACAACACCTGGTGGGCGTGCGCTTAAATTCTACAGCTCCGTGCGTTTAGAAGTTCGTCGTGCAGAGGCAATTAAGCAAGGGAATGATATTGTAGGGAACCGCACAAAGGTTAAAATTGTAAAAAATAAAGTAGCACCACCATTCCGTACAGCTGAAGTAGATATTATGTATGGAGAAGGGATTTCTAAAGAAGGTGAAACAGTCGATTTAGGGGTAGAATTAGATATTGTACAAAAAAGTGGTTCTTGGTATGCATATGGTGATGAGCGCCTAGGTCAAGGACGCGAAAATGCGAAGCAATATTTAAAAGAAAATGCTGCTGTGATGGAGGAAATTGCAAATAAAATTCGCTCTTCTTACGGTATTGCTGCTGCTTCTTATACAATTGCCGCGCATGACGAAGAAGAAATGGATGAAGAATTAATGTCACTTCTTGAAGAAGAATAA